The following are encoded together in the Desulfococcus multivorans genome:
- a CDS encoding DUF2179 domain-containing protein encodes MMFDPHILLTGVVVFLARICDVSIGTVRTIVTVQGRTGIAFTLAIFEITIWVTVAGTVINQIGDKPLLVIFYAFGYATGNVVGIIVERKLAFGTTILRIITPNAGMAIASHLRDKGQPVTLFKGEGMYGPVDVLYIACRRQDLKWILPEVQRMDPELFYVIEKVRDISKVLRPASSLVGGWRSVGKRK; translated from the coding sequence ATGATGTTCGATCCACATATTCTCCTGACAGGGGTCGTTGTTTTTCTGGCCAGGATCTGTGATGTTTCCATCGGTACCGTGCGAACCATCGTCACGGTTCAGGGGCGGACGGGTATCGCTTTTACCCTGGCGATTTTTGAAATCACCATATGGGTGACCGTCGCCGGCACGGTGATCAACCAGATCGGGGACAAGCCGCTCCTGGTAATCTTTTACGCCTTCGGATACGCCACCGGCAACGTCGTCGGCATCATTGTGGAGCGTAAACTGGCCTTCGGAACGACGATTCTCAGAATCATCACTCCCAACGCGGGGATGGCCATTGCGTCGCATCTGAGGGATAAAGGCCAACCCGTCACCCTGTTCAAAGGTGAAGGCATGTACGGGCCGGTCGATGTGCTTTATATTGCCTGCCGGCGCCAGGATCTGAAGTGGATCCTGCCCGAGGTGCAGCGCATGGACCCTGAATTGTTCTATGTCATCGAGAAAGTCCGCGACATCAGCAAGGTGCTGAGGCCGGCATCTTCCTTGGTTGGGGGATGGCGGTCGGTCGGCAAGCGCAAATAG
- a CDS encoding MarR family winged helix-turn-helix transcriptional regulator — protein sequence MPFQDCICFRLGKAARKVTKAYRDEIGEYGLTHGQFFLIVAIMEDEGLLPSELAEKTAQDRPTITGLLDRMEKVGWVERKADPKDRRSLRIYLGPRGNELRQPLLKLFEETNQKFIDRFSEKEWRLMQSFLVRLEQ from the coding sequence ATGCCGTTTCAGGATTGCATCTGTTTCAGATTGGGCAAGGCCGCGCGGAAAGTCACCAAGGCATATCGTGATGAAATTGGCGAATACGGGCTGACGCACGGTCAGTTTTTTTTAATTGTCGCGATCATGGAAGATGAAGGGCTGCTCCCCAGCGAGCTTGCCGAGAAAACCGCCCAGGACCGGCCGACGATCACCGGTCTTCTCGATCGCATGGAAAAAGTCGGATGGGTCGAACGGAAAGCGGATCCGAAGGACCGCCGCTCGTTGCGGATCTATCTGGGTCCTCGCGGGAACGAATTGAGACAACCGCTGTTGAAGCTCTTCGAGGAAACCAATCAAAAATTCATTGATCGCTTCTCTGAAAAGGAATGGCGTCTGATGCAGTCTTTCCTGGTCAGGCTGGAACAATAA
- a CDS encoding MBL fold metallo-hydrolase encodes MNRSWPIQLTDHVTVFGNEDFRHYLVGEYQDMLIECGVTASAARFAEQLSDAGRDAPDKLLVMHAHFDHVCGIPELKRRFPNAEVLASSAAARVLDNPKVIAGFFDQDRKVAGYPETGASGANAGCSERIAVDRIVNGGDRITLKGGEHLELIAAPGHSPCGLAAWFEKDRVLFVSDALGFQISDDMIFPVFFHAYQAYIETIERLAKYPAEVLAFPHERIWRGKDVKAVFERALSAARNVREEIVSAADEGRDLSGLKAVLFDRFYRGKLQIYTPENIRLCVDLLVRRSLQDR; translated from the coding sequence ATGAACAGGTCTTGGCCGATACAACTGACCGACCATGTGACCGTTTTCGGAAACGAGGATTTTCGACATTATCTGGTCGGTGAATATCAGGATATGCTGATCGAGTGCGGCGTTACGGCCAGTGCTGCCCGGTTTGCAGAGCAGTTGTCGGACGCCGGCCGGGATGCGCCTGACAAGCTGCTGGTGATGCATGCCCACTTCGATCACGTCTGCGGCATTCCCGAGTTGAAGCGCCGTTTTCCCAATGCCGAAGTCCTGGCTTCGTCTGCGGCCGCCAGGGTTCTGGACAACCCGAAAGTGATCGCCGGCTTTTTCGATCAGGACCGGAAGGTCGCGGGGTATCCGGAAACCGGGGCTTCCGGAGCGAATGCCGGCTGCTCGGAGCGGATTGCGGTGGATCGCATCGTCAACGGCGGTGATCGCATCACGCTGAAAGGCGGCGAACATCTGGAACTGATCGCCGCACCGGGCCACAGCCCCTGCGGCCTGGCCGCCTGGTTCGAAAAGGACCGCGTGCTTTTCGTCTCGGATGCGCTCGGGTTTCAGATTTCCGACGACATGATCTTTCCGGTTTTTTTTCACGCTTACCAGGCATATATCGAGACCATCGAACGGCTGGCGAAATACCCGGCCGAGGTCCTGGCATTTCCCCACGAGCGGATCTGGCGCGGAAAAGACGTGAAAGCCGTTTTTGAACGGGCGTTGTCCGCAGCCCGAAATGTCCGCGAGGAGATCGTGTCGGCGGCGGATGAGGGGCGGGACCTCTCCGGGCTCAAGGCGGTGCTCTTCGACCGGTTCTACCGCGGAAAGCTGCAAATCTACACCCCGGAGAACATTCGGCTCTGCGTGGATCTGCTGGTCCGGAGAAGCCTTCAAGACCGGTGA